One window from the genome of Paenibacillus azoreducens encodes:
- a CDS encoding AraC family transcriptional regulator codes for MYRLLIADDEALEREGIEWIVNRMMPGTFEIFHAENGRMAIQKAAELHPHIVMMDVRMPGIQGLEALKEIKARNPDVKMILITAYEYFEYAKQAIALGVQEYLVKPAKREQIAAVLRRLLDEIKEDRRKRNEQLAVRDQFFQLLPLAETEIALHLMSEQVNETEIEGLADILQLSAEKGCALVLAFPELGDEKKKIYDAVKNMTHGIVKERCGSVVSSMVHSHMAIFLIGKKQAADEPIREEAAKLASRLAEALQEQCGVTISVGIGSMQSDTVGIRRSYYEAVFASKYDNQWGSICRFEDLNIADKDEAGKASDQLPIDGVPAGESSYVELAIRQIRAEREQSTSNMLDRAIAYIRDRFAEELSLEDVAEQVHLNPYYFSKVFKQQTGETFIDYVTRLRIDKAKDMMRDGELSLKEVCYAVGYKDPNYFSRVFKKVTGVTPSEYRAQLQ; via the coding sequence ATGTATCGCCTATTAATCGCGGACGATGAAGCGCTGGAGCGGGAGGGCATCGAATGGATCGTAAACCGGATGATGCCGGGTACCTTTGAGATCTTTCATGCGGAAAACGGCCGTATGGCTATCCAGAAAGCAGCAGAGCTTCATCCGCATATCGTGATGATGGACGTGAGAATGCCGGGGATTCAAGGGCTGGAGGCGCTGAAGGAAATTAAAGCCCGGAACCCGGATGTCAAAATGATATTGATTACCGCGTATGAATATTTTGAATATGCAAAACAGGCGATAGCGCTTGGCGTTCAGGAGTATCTGGTCAAACCGGCCAAAAGGGAGCAGATCGCAGCGGTGCTGAGGCGGTTGCTCGATGAAATTAAGGAAGACCGTCGAAAGCGCAATGAGCAGCTGGCGGTTCGGGACCAGTTCTTTCAATTGCTTCCGCTTGCCGAGACGGAAATTGCGCTCCATCTGATGTCGGAACAGGTGAACGAGACGGAAATTGAAGGTTTGGCTGATATTTTACAGCTTTCGGCGGAGAAAGGCTGCGCATTGGTGCTTGCGTTTCCGGAATTGGGAGACGAGAAGAAGAAAATATACGATGCGGTTAAAAACATGACGCATGGCATCGTGAAAGAGCGGTGCGGTTCCGTGGTCAGCTCGATGGTTCATAGCCATATGGCCATATTTCTTATCGGGAAGAAACAAGCGGCGGATGAACCGATCAGGGAAGAAGCTGCAAAGCTGGCGTCCAGGTTGGCCGAAGCCCTTCAGGAGCAATGCGGTGTCACTATTTCCGTAGGGATCGGCTCTATGCAATCGGATACAGTCGGGATCAGGCGGTCTTATTATGAGGCTGTTTTTGCCTCCAAATACGACAATCAATGGGGAAGCATCTGCCGCTTTGAGGATTTGAACATCGCGGACAAGGACGAAGCAGGGAAAGCTTCCGATCAGCTGCCGATTGACGGCGTTCCCGCCGGCGAATCTTCATATGTGGAGCTTGCGATCCGCCAAATCCGCGCGGAACGTGAGCAAAGCACATCGAACATGCTTGACCGGGCCATAGCTTACATCCGCGACAGATTCGCAGAAGAGTTATCGCTGGAGGATGTGGCGGAGCAGGTTCATCTGAACCCCTATTATTTCAGCAAAGTGTTTAAGCAGCAAACGGGAGAAACCTTTATCGACTATGTCACCAGGCTTCGCATCGACAAGGCGAAGGATATGATGCGGGATGGAGAGCTAAGCTTGAAAGAGGTCTGCTATGCGGTCGGCTATAAGGATCCCAATTATTTCAGCCGGGTCTTTAAAAAGGTCACAGGAGTAACGCCTTCCGAGTACCGCGCGCAGCTTCAATAG
- a CDS encoding sensor histidine kinase — translation MNMRKMLFIVIPLLFILNNAVSFFIFQSGRTVQQSYNMMLDRVLLYKQIEEKTRDNLRAINVYIMDRDNSSLGTYQTKSDELKELRSSLSAQTAISSTELMVRSYRHMLDTFMLQEADIIKALSSRTPLAYAASYGEAETTASFIQEEAYQLIDQELSYYQPFYRKIFVQTEVMNHWGVAVFILNTVLSVVLAYWISLRITRPIQELVRTAKQISDGNLQVAPPQMSAHSEFRILAESFDHMQENLRLLIQTEKESLEKDRLVKELELEVLQNQINPHFLFNSLNVLSKLALIEGAEKTSDLTVSMSNLLRYNLRKLDQPVPLRDEVEHAKEYFVIQQARFRERIRFVTEIDEAGLDVLVPVLTLQPLIENVFVHAIEGMEEGAVIKLAVSCHGDETWVAISDNGAGMNEQIRESLLHYDREEPVRKESGYGGQGHSTGLGTRNVFRRLELFYDKKDMVDIQSEPGKGTTVLIRIPAAGKGDGYVSPINRGR, via the coding sequence ATGAATATGCGTAAAATGTTGTTCATTGTGATTCCTCTGCTGTTTATATTAAATAATGCGGTGTCTTTTTTTATTTTCCAAAGCGGACGGACGGTACAGCAAAGCTATAATATGATGCTGGATCGGGTATTATTATACAAACAGATTGAAGAGAAAACGCGCGACAATCTTCGGGCGATCAACGTATATATCATGGACCGCGATAATAGCAGCCTTGGGACGTATCAAACAAAGAGCGATGAATTGAAGGAACTTCGTTCAAGCTTGTCTGCTCAGACAGCGATTTCATCCACCGAGCTAATGGTCCGGAGCTATCGCCATATGCTTGATACGTTTATGTTGCAGGAAGCGGATATCATAAAGGCTTTAAGCAGCCGGACGCCGCTCGCTTATGCCGCATCTTACGGGGAGGCGGAGACAACGGCGTCTTTCATCCAGGAAGAGGCCTATCAATTGATCGATCAGGAGCTGAGCTATTACCAGCCGTTTTACCGTAAAATTTTCGTTCAGACCGAGGTTATGAATCATTGGGGCGTGGCCGTTTTTATTTTGAATACGGTGCTCAGCGTGGTGCTCGCATATTGGATATCGCTGCGGATTACCCGGCCGATTCAGGAATTGGTGCGGACGGCGAAGCAAATTTCGGATGGCAACCTGCAGGTGGCCCCTCCCCAAATGAGCGCTCATAGCGAATTCCGGATTCTTGCCGAATCCTTCGACCACATGCAGGAGAATTTACGGCTGTTGATTCAAACGGAAAAGGAGAGTTTGGAAAAGGACCGTCTAGTGAAGGAACTCGAGCTGGAAGTGCTGCAAAATCAAATCAATCCTCACTTCCTGTTCAACTCCTTGAATGTGTTATCCAAGCTCGCACTGATTGAAGGCGCAGAGAAAACAAGCGACCTTACCGTCTCCATGTCCAATCTGCTCCGGTATAATCTGCGCAAGCTGGACCAGCCGGTTCCGCTTCGGGATGAAGTGGAGCATGCCAAAGAATATTTCGTGATCCAGCAGGCCCGTTTCCGGGAGCGGATCCGGTTTGTCACGGAGATTGATGAAGCCGGACTGGACGTGCTGGTGCCTGTGCTTACGCTTCAGCCTCTCATTGAAAATGTGTTTGTGCACGCGATTGAAGGCATGGAGGAAGGGGCCGTTATAAAGCTTGCCGTTTCATGCCATGGGGATGAGACATGGGTGGCGATATCGGATAATGGAGCCGGCATGAACGAACAGATTAGGGAATCCTTGCTTCATTATGATCGCGAGGAACCGGTGCGGAAGGAGAGCGGATACGGCGGCCAAGGGCACTCTACCGGGCTGGGAACGCGTAATGTGTTCAGAAGATTGGAGTTATTTTATGACAAAAAGGATATGGTCGACATTCAAAGCGAACCGGGCAAAGGGACAACCGTCCTGATACGGATTCCTGCTGCGGGAAAGGGGGATGGATATGTATCGCCTATTAATCGCGGACGATGA
- a CDS encoding substrate-binding domain-containing protein — protein sequence MTNRKWSLALIVLIVIFGFVLLRFLSSSLKVDDLVWQIGQSNTADPSLKHVVLIAQELDNPFWREMEQGANEAAGKLGMKIDYTGPIRINPSEQARLLEKAIAAKPDGILVQGIGNSDYDRLIGKAIDQGIPVLTVDADEPESPRLAYVGTDNREAGKRMGELVLSNAQGSGRIGVIIGSELADNQKQRLEGFRSVVSAVPGFQVVDVRSSNISRIGAAKEAEAMLASHGDIDTIIGFSALDAAGILEGVKAAGKEGHVKIYGFDDLDMTRKGISRGEIRASVVQQPIEIGAKAIHVLDQVFRGEQPSPKYLIGTNVLERGQKEAGDNKR from the coding sequence CTTTGATCGTTCTCATTGTTATTTTCGGATTCGTACTTCTCCGGTTCCTCTCTTCCTCACTCAAGGTAGATGATTTGGTATGGCAAATTGGACAAAGCAATACGGCAGATCCATCGCTTAAGCATGTGGTTCTGATCGCGCAGGAGCTGGACAACCCATTCTGGCGCGAGATGGAGCAGGGGGCGAATGAAGCTGCCGGCAAACTGGGGATGAAAATCGATTATACGGGGCCGATTCGGATCAATCCATCGGAACAGGCAAGGCTTCTGGAAAAAGCGATTGCCGCAAAGCCGGATGGCATTTTGGTGCAGGGCATCGGAAATTCGGACTATGACCGGCTGATTGGCAAAGCGATCGATCAGGGAATCCCTGTGCTGACGGTCGATGCGGATGAACCGGAAAGCCCCCGGCTTGCTTACGTCGGCACGGACAATCGGGAAGCGGGCAAGCGGATGGGGGAACTGGTGCTAAGTAATGCCCAAGGATCCGGCCGAATCGGCGTTATCATCGGCAGCGAATTGGCGGACAACCAGAAGCAGCGGCTTGAAGGTTTCCGTTCCGTTGTTTCGGCTGTACCGGGGTTTCAAGTTGTTGATGTCCGTTCGTCCAACATTTCACGCATTGGAGCAGCCAAAGAAGCGGAAGCCATGTTGGCAAGCCACGGGGACATTGACACGATCATTGGATTCAGCGCCCTGGATGCGGCAGGCATTCTGGAAGGCGTCAAAGCAGCCGGGAAGGAAGGCCACGTTAAGATTTACGGGTTTGATGATTTGGATATGACCCGCAAAGGCATCTCCCGCGGAGAAATCCGGGCTTCGGTTGTGCAGCAGCCGATAGAGATTGGAGCCAAAGCTATTCATGTGCTGGATCAAGTGTTCAGGGGAGAACAACCTTCTCCGAAATATTTGATTGGCACGAACGTTTTGGAGCGCGGCCAGAAGGAAGCGGGGGACAACAAACGATGA